A stretch of the Macaca thibetana thibetana isolate TM-01 chromosome X, ASM2454274v1, whole genome shotgun sequence genome encodes the following:
- the EZHIP gene encoding EZH inhibitory protein → MEKEQKHQQDKVQGGLNNKAALASGDACGTENQDPAASVPTVSSQASPSGGAALSSSTAGSSAAAATSAAIFITDEASGLPIIAAVRRERHSDLRDCLSPHEVFGCVMPEGGSQAAVGPQKATGHADEHLAQTKNPRNSRRRKQPCRNQAAPAQKAPGRRLFPGPLPPSSPGFRPSSHPRSGVSTSSQATHPGPALLSHASEARPASQSRITLAASALRRRASGPGPVIRRCTAQPGPAFPRRATHLDAARLSPESAPGPARRGRASAPGSARRDRSSAPGPARRGRDSAPGPARRGHTSAPGPALRGRTARSDPAHRSTSTTPGTGLPSRSTQRSSALLSRRSLSGPADENPSCGAGLRRLAFQSRSGSPDPEVPSPASPPVWHAVRMRASSPSPPGRFFLPIPQQWDESSSSYASNSSSCSPSRSPGLSPSSPSPEFLGLRSISTPSPDSLRRALMPEFYALSPVPPEEQAEIEGTAHPATPPEP, encoded by the coding sequence ATGGAGAAGGAACAGAAGCACCAGCAGGACAAGGTGCAGGGAGGGCTTAACAACAAAGCCGCCCTTGCCTCCGGGGATGCCTGCGGGACCGAGAATCAAGATCCTGCTGCTTCCGTCCCCACAGTCTCCAGCCAAGCATCTCCCTCGGGCGGCGCCGCTCTGAGCAGCAGCACAGCCGGTTCTTCCGCTGCAGCCGCCACCTCCGCCGCCATTTTCATCACCGATGAGGCCTCGGGGCTGCCAATCATAGCTGCTGTGCGGAGGGAGAGGCATTCTGACCTCCGGGACTGTCTCAGTCCTCACGAAGTCTTTGGGTGTGTGATGCCTGAGGGGGGCAGCCAGGCCGCTGTGGGACCCCAGAAGGCCACTGGCCACGCCGACGAGCACCTGGCCCAGACCAAGAACCCCCGGAACAGCCGTCGTAGGAAGCAGCCCTGCCGCAACCAGGCTGCTCCGGCTCAGAAGGCCCCAGGGCGGCGTCTGTTTCCTGGGCCTTTGCCGCCATCTTCTCCAGGGTTCCGGCCCAGCAGCCATCCCCGTTCCGGGGTTTCTACGTCGAGTCAGGCAACCCACCCAGGCCCTGCACTCCTAAGCCACGCATCTGAGGCAAGGCCTGCTAGCCAAAGCCGCATCACCCTGGCAGCTTCTGCTCTCCGCAGACGTGCATCTGGTCCAGGCCCTGTCATCCGACGCTGCACCGCCCAGCCAGGCCCTGCTTTTCCACGCCGCGCCACTCATCTAGACGCTGCTCGCCTAAGCCCTGAATCTGCGCCAGGCCCTGCTCGCCGAGGCCGTGCATCTGCGCCAGGCTCTGCCCGTCGAGACCGTTCATCTGCGCCAGGCCCTGCCCGCCGAGGCCGCGATTCTGCGCCAGGCCCTGCCCGCCGAGGCCACACATCTGCGCCAGGCCCTGCCCTTCGCGGCCGCACAGCAAGGTCAGATCCCGCTCATCGCAGCACCAGCACGACGCCAGGCACTGGTCTCCCGAGCCGTTCCACCCAGCGAAGTTCAGCCCTTCTCAGCCGCCGCTCTCTGTCTGGGCCAGCTGATGAGAATCCTTCCTGTGGGGCTGGCTTACGAAGGCTTGCCTTTCAGAGCAGATCAGGCTCTCCTGATCCTGAGGTCCCAAGCCCTGCTTCCCCGCCTGTTTGGCATGCAGTCCGTATGCGTGCCTCCTCACCCTCACCCCCTGGAAGGTTCTTCCTTCCCATCCCTCAGCAGTGGGATGAGAGCTCCTCCTCCTATGCTTCCaactcctcctcctgctccccgaGTAGGTCTCCTGGCCTAAgcccctcttccccttcccctgagTTTCTGGGCCTGAGATCTATCTCCACTCCTAGCCCTGATAGCCTTAGGCGTGCCTTGATGCCTGAGTTTTATGCTCTGAGCCCTGTCCCTCCAGAAGAGCAGGCAGAAATAGAGGGCACAGCTCACCCTGCAACACCGCCTGAGCCGTGA